In Setaria italica strain Yugu1 chromosome IX, Setaria_italica_v2.0, whole genome shotgun sequence, the genomic stretch TCGGTACTCTGTTCGTTCATGCCCCTTCCCGTTGGGTTCATATCCACGCCACAGGCCGGCGTGGTGGCCCAATGGGCTTAGCCCAGTTCTTGACATGGCCTCTGGCCCAAGCATTACACAGGATAACTTGTACCCCACAACTCAGAATATGTACTCACCCTTTAGCCTGACAGGAGGGTGCGGCCGCACCAGCCGGACTCGAGAGCTGCAGCTGGGCAGGGGAGCGTGGAGGGCGGCGCACGGGCCGACCTCGTGGAGCGCGGCGGGCGCTTGGGGAGCGAAGGGAGGAGATAAGGTCGCAGGGAGGAAGAAAACCGCAGCAGGGCCGAACTGTTCGACTGATttcgtgggagagaggaggaagattccGTAATTTCAAAGTCCATTAGCTTAGAAAtctaaaataaattaatattttAATGTAATAAATTTAACTTTTAAAATTCACGGATGGGGATGGCTTTTGTTGTATCGGAAATTGTCTTCGTCATGCCTTCTTCCTCGGAACCCTCTTCGGCTGCTTATCCAGGCCCAACTTAACAAAGCTCACCtacttttcttccttctcctcttcctccttcccctcgTCATCGTCGACCCAGCATCCACGGTGTTCGGGCTCCCTTCCGCCCTGCCGGCACCTCCGACTTCCTGCCCGACCACCTCTGCCTCCTCTTCCATCTCAGGAGTGAGCTTCACATGAGGCATCAGGATTTAGTCAAATCGTCAAATTACTTGAAAAATAAACTGCAGAGTAGCACCTCTGGATGATAGATGACTTCAAGGGTGGAAGGATGTTTGGCTTGCTGAGCCCTGTCGCCGGCGGTGAAGTCTCTGATGATGGAGGTACAGCAAAGTTGTGGTGACGGTTGAAGAAGAGGGAGCGTGATCCCTCAAACAGCAGAAAACCCTCAACCCTCGAACTCAATTTTATCGCTTTTGGATTTATCTCCACACATCCACTGTAGACAACGGTGCGTGGAGGGTTTAGGGTTCATGATTCAATAAAATCAGAAATATAACCGGTTTTCCATGAAACCGTCTGTTCAGCTGGTTTTCGGGTTCAACGCCCCATTTCTCCCTCGTCCCTTGCAAGTTGCAAAGCGCCGCCCCCCGGCCCGACCGCGCCGAGCcgacatggccgacacggtggACTTCGCgagcggcgacgcggcggcgtggcgcgcggCTCTGGCCGCGTACGACCGCCGGCTCGAAGCCCTGGACAAGCCCGACCTCGTGGCCGTGGACTCCTTCTACCGCCACGACCTCCCCGCCCTCCTGCGGGGCCGCGAACCGGACCCCTTCATCGCCAAGCCCGAGCTGGTGCGCCTCCTCCAGTGGAAGCTCTCCCGCGGCAAGTGGAGGTCGATCCATCCGCCGTCTTGAGTTCTCATGCTTATTCCTAGGCTCCTAGCTTCTTCCTTCCCGCTGTTTTGCATTCGAAGTTTCGGATTGGTGTCCTTGTTCCTGAAATTTCTTCAGAAGCATGTCACCGATGCGATTAATTGGGTTCTTGTGGCCAGGCCGAGACTGATGGATTTCGTCAAGGGCTTGGACGACGCGGTGGTGGAGTCGGCATCGCGCAAGGCGTTCGCGGCGCTGCCCGACCTCAGCAGGGCCATCACCGAGCTCACCGTGCTCAAGGGCGTCGGCCCCGCCACTGCGTCCGCCGTGCTAGCGGCCTACGCACCGGATGTCGCGCCCTTCATGTCCGACGAGGTGGGGTTTATTGTACAAAATATTTTGTACATTGCTCCGCGGGTTGGCTGCAATGTAATGCTGTGACCTTGGATGGACCATGTGTAGGCGATGGTAGCGGCCTTGGGCAATGCAAAGGACTACACGCTGAAGCAGTACCTAGCATTCGCTGACAAATTGCAGGCAAAATCGAAGGTATAGTTTCTCCAGTTGATATAACAAATGACATGGTTGCTACTTGCTAGCAATGTTGCAAAGTTAGCATCTTCCTCTAGCCATTTGAAGTGTTCAGCGTTACAACAACATAGTCATGGTTTTGACTTTTGATTCAGGTGCCCAGGTGGCTGCAAATTTGCAGCTGATTAATTTTTTCGTATAGTGATCGTCATTAGAGTTTGGCCACAACTAAAAATATCCTAGTCGGTGTACCAATATGGAAAATTTTCAGCATGTTACATTAAACACAGTTAACTTAGTGCAGAATACTATGCTTTGTGTGTTAACCCCTGTCATTCTGGACAAACTGGACTAGCTGATTCTGCTTTCTTTAAGGCTTGGCATTTGGAAACTGTAAATAACTATGGGACTGTTGTTGAACATATATTTCTACATTTATGGACTGTTACTAAAAGGATCCCATTTTACCTGTATGAATAACAGCAAAGTTCTGCAATTTAACGACCCTTCTGCAAATGCTGACATCAAATAAATTTGAGAACATTGTGCAGATAAATTTTCAGGGCGTGCACTGAGATGACATGACAATTTTTCACCTGCTTGTTAATTTTTCCATTCTATGTTCCAGTTGGCACACTATGGCAATAAGAGTAAAGCATTTTATAGTTTGTAGGTTGAAAGCTTGCGGCTTCTACAGTGCAAACTTTGGCCTACAACATAACACTAGTTCAGTTAGGTGTCATTTCAAATGTAGACTGTAGGCTCATATCAGTATCAGCTGAGCAATAGAAAGTACAATCTGTATTTACACATATACAGTACTTGATTGCCTTTTTGCTGATATTTCTGTTTGTCCTGAAGGAACTGACCGTAGGAGAAGAAAGTTTCACACCCTCAGATGTTGAGAGGGCACTATGGAGCTCGGCAATTGGGTCCAAGTCACCAGCCAGTGGTAGCCCAAAGAGTGAATCAAAGATGCGCGGCAAGAGGAAGCGATGATTCACGCGGAGGCTAGAAGAATTTGCTGACTGCAGGTCTTAGATTCTTAGGTTGAACATTGTAGTTTCTGTAATCTGCAGAACTTTTGGCACGGCAGGATGTGAACTGTGTGCTCTCAATGAATTCTGTCCATGCCCTCCAGTGATCGTCACTGCATGCGCTGGGATGTATTTGTTTTTCATGAAGACCCATGCACCAGCTTTTCCTGAAAAACAATTTGCAGTTTGATATGCTGTTAGTTATTACTATGGGGCGTCTCGTGAAATGGTCCGCATTTCTGTGTACTGGATTCGGTGCTGCAtaggttaaaaaaaaaacttgaagcATGCAATCTCAAATTCTTACTGAGTGCATACTGCACAGTGCTCTTTTTTTACATCCAGTGATCACTATACGCTACTGTTAAAATTCagtgatctttttttttacaataaGATGATTCCAGCTTGCAGCCGGTTAGCCATCCTACTTGTGGACTGTAAAACATGAATACATAGATGCACTGGATCATAATAACGCATCAGAACTTAGAACCAGTGTATTCCAAAAGGTTGCACTGGTCCTCCATGCAAATATAAATACGGTCCAGCCAAATATAAATATACGAACGTTAAACTGGTCTAGAAAACAAGCCGCAGATGTTTCTTTGCTGGACAACATGCCCCATTATCAGTTTATATGAAGGTTGGACTAGTGGAAGAGCGCAAGTGCAGCTTTTGTTGATATGCATACCAGGCAAGAGGAAGACAGAAAGTGCAGAAGCAGAAAGTTCAGTATCAAATAGATAAGAGGAGCAACCTGTGCAAATGATACAAACCACACATTTTTACCAATCACAGATGGAAGCGACAGAGGAGGGAACCCAGAGTAATCATGACTACCTCCAGTTGCTTTTCAGACTCATGTTGATGCAATATTGTCCAGAGATACAAAATAACAGGATATATTACAGTTAACTATCATAGAGGAACAGGCTTACAGAAGCAACCCTACTGGATTCAACGCTGAATTACATGGAAATTAAACTCTGGAGCTTTATATATATACTAGTAATGCGTTCTCATCACATTCACAAATACTACTAATTAGGCAACTACTAAGTCTGGGACAAACAACTTGTGCAATCATCACCCTGCTAATGGTGGTTAAACCACAAACCTACAGTTTGTGACACTTAAGCAAAATGTTGTCTTCATTGTGATATCCGGGTGTCACCAAATCACCCAACGATAGACTGACCAAAATAGTTCCAGATGATCCTGCAGAAAACACGGCAGGCTTAAGCAAGTTGTGGATAATAGTCAAATAAGCAATCTATTGGTTATTAAAAATGTAAATCTACTAGTTCTAACAAAGTTTAATTCAGTTGGAGGGCAGGATTACCGAAAGAAAACTTTGAACTGACAGGTTTATATTTATTTTGCCCTTTATGTGATCAACAAAGTTGTGCcaaacaatgaaaaaaaaatcaagcattATAATTCTTGTGGAAACACTCAGAGGTGGCCAGCCAGCAATGTGTAATACCCTAAAAGAATTTGCTTGAATCTTTTACACTGAATGGTTCCTGTTAATTAGATATTCAATACAGCAAAGGGTCAGGCAGAAGCCAAAATTGCAGATAAACTGTGCAACATGACTTTCATGAAACCACAACGCACAGGACCATACAATTTGTCAGCAATGCAAAGGCATAGTTTAAGTATGTGGTAtaacaagaaaaacaaaaactaAGCATGGACAAAAGAAGTCCCTGAAGAATAATGGCCCTGTTTAGCACAGCTTATTTCTCAATTTCTTTCACAGATTAATGGGAAGATGCACGAGATGACATGATTCTGCAGCAGTATCAGTGAGCACATTCTAGGAATGAACTGAATAAGCAGAATCTGCTTTCACTGGCATTTCTAAAATGCAGAATCTGCACAATCACAAGTTGTGACAAACAGGGCCTACACTACAGTACAGTCTCATTACATATCTGAAGAACAACAATTGCCAACTAATTGGCACTCGCAAACAAGTTGTTTGCTGGGAAATGGCCAAAAATGGAATAGACAGTAAATGAAAGTTTCTAACTGTAATCAGAATTCACCATAGGGCAAAACCCTGAAAGATTTAGTCACAAGTTTTCTAGGTTCCTCATAAAAACATTTCAACTGCAGTATAGCAAAGCTCACACTTCACAAAGGTATTACCATATTGGAGGCATTTGCAAAATTGCTACTTGTATTTCAATGAAACCATGAACAGAAGTAATGAAAGGACAATGTTTTACTTATAGCTGAACGTACCATGGAGTCTCAAGAAGGATCGGAACTCATATTGAGTGTTTTAAGATGCTCGCAAAAACACCGATGTTTCTCTCGCACTTCAGCTATCGTCTTTTCAGCAGCCTCCTCGTTCTTTGCTAGAAGGTATTTCTCGATCCGAACAAACCACTCCCCCAATGTCATATTCTCCAAGCTGCTTCTCCCAGTGCGCTCCTCCCCAAGCCCTTCCTCCAC encodes the following:
- the LOC101755664 gene encoding uncharacterized protein LOC101755664, yielding MADTVDFASGDAAAWRAALAAYDRRLEALDKPDLVAVDSFYRHDLPALLRGREPDPFIAKPELVRLLQWKLSRGKWRPRLMDFVKGLDDAVVESASRKAFAALPDLSRAITELTVLKGVGPATASAVLAAYAPDVAPFMSDEAMVAALGNAKDYTLKQYLAFADKLQAKSKELTVGEESFTPSDVERALWSSAIGSKSPASGSPKSESKMRGKRKR